CGTAATCCGTTGCCGGAGTGGAAGTGCCGAGCACAGCGATGTGGCGCGTCGGCTGGCGAATCAGCTCGAGGCCGCGAAGCCCGAAGACCCGTGTACGCGGGTGTCGACCGATGTCGACGTTCACTTCACGAAACGGCGGAATCGCGATGGCGCGTTCTCGTTTCGTCGTCCCGACGTGACGATTTACCGCTGCGTCGACCGCGGCGCCAAATTGACCACGGCCGATGCGTTGTTGGTCGTCGAAGTGGTCTCACCCGGTTCGGGTTACACGGATACGGTGGACAAGCTGGCGGAATACGCGTACGAGGGAATTGCGGTCTATCTGATCGTGCATCTGGACAGCGACTTGTACGTCAAGATGATTCAGGAGTATCGGCTGGA
The Nocardia terpenica genome window above contains:
- a CDS encoding Uma2 family endonuclease — encoded protein: MWADDPDALRITEEEYDRLPDQLRKLIEVIDGSVIRCRSGSAEHSDVARRLANQLEAAKPEDPCTRVSTDVDVHFTKRRNRDGAFSFRRPDVTIYRCVDRGAKLTTADALLVVEVVSPGSGYTDTVDKLAEYAYEGIAVYLIVHLDSDLYVKMIQEYRLDWASRVYRLVETHEDALLLERPFPAVVTFASMDG